The following DNA comes from Anopheles coustani chromosome 2, idAnoCousDA_361_x.2, whole genome shotgun sequence.
TGTGAACAAACTCTCAAGATTTTCCTCATGGCGTGCTATGATTGTTAGTTACTTTTCTTGGTTGACATGTTTTGATGTTTGTATGCTTAATGATCGTTTTTTAAAGTGCAGCAATTTCATGTACTCATGGATTTTtagaaaaacaagttttagaaaatattaaaaaagtaCTTATATGTAATCCACATAAAGGATTTTTTTAACCATAAGGTtacgggaaacgaagcgtaatcgcttgGAAGTTCATTCGATCGCGAATATTTATCGAAATTCAGTTGTTATTTAGCGTAGTTTTTGTATCTTCAACAATgtacaacaaaataatagttgTAGTTTCAAGAAATGTTGCAACTTTtatcaaattgcaaaacataaacaaagcacagATAACGCTTGGCTcgaatatcgacgatacacgCGCTTCGTTTACTGTAGCCTTTATGGAATTTGTACCTACAGAATACTGTTTACGATATGATAGCGGAAAACAAGGTACTCACTGTAATCGGCAGCATACGGTACAGGAGGAGGTTGGAGGTTCACTTTTATTCCGCCTCTCGCGTACATGTGTTTTGTGCTGCCTGCCGTACGTTCAACAAGAAGATGTTGCCGTAATCGAAAATACCTTACCCCGGCATCCGATGGGCCCCGATGGGCCCCGATGTACCCAACCTCCAGCGGCGTGTTTGACTAGCAGCAGAACCGAGCGGTTCTCCCTATTTCCACACCTAAACGCTGGCTGCTGCGGGGCTAAGGCGAACGGATTGATTAGCTCGCGTTATCGtcgaccacccgaaaacgataacccctcccccctctcccgGCGTGCCATCGCGGGAGGAATGGGGGACGGCATGTGTTGCGTTTTGGGGGTACTTAAGCCGGCGCACCGGTGGCGCAACGTTTCAGTCTCCGCACCGATCGCGCCCAGTGCGTGCACCAAAGCAAGGTGGCCCCCTAAGAGAAGAGTGTCTTGTTCAGCATGGCACGTGGTCCGTGGTTGGCACCAGGTTGGTTGGTGTGCTGGGCGGCGCTCCCGGTGGTGCTGCTCCCGGTGGTCCCGGCGTGGGGCCGGGTCGCGAGCGGGGTGTCCGGGGCGAGCCGGCGGTACCGGGACTACGATTTCGACTTTTCGCACCTCGGCGAGGCGGTGTACGGGAGCCACGATCAGGCCGCGATCGGCGAGCTGGTGCGGACGTGGGCCCGCCAGGCGCGCACCAACGGCACCAAGGGCAACCCGGAGGAGCTGGGCACGTACGCCGAGGGCGACATCCACCAACCGCTGATCGAGCGAAACGCGCTCAAGTTTACCAGCAGCAAGTGGAAGAACGGTGTTGTGCCATACGAGTTCAGTGACGAGTTTTGTGAGTAGTGCCAAACGCTCCCCGGTCCTGGGAAGAAGCGCCGGATCTTAAACGTGTACGTGACCTttccgtgcgtgcgtgcgtgcgtgcgtgcgtgtctcTATTCCAGCAATCGGCGACCTGCAGAAGCTGTTCTCGGCGTTCGAGCAGTTCCACAAGAAGACCTGCATCCGCTTTGTGCCGCACACGAAGGAGCGCGACTTCGTGGTGATCGAGGGCCGCAACAGTGGATGCTGGTCGGCGGTGGGACGGATGGGCGGGCGGCAGGTGCTGAACCTGCAGCGCAGCGGCTGCCTCCAGATGGAGGGCACGATCGTGCACGAGCTGATGCACGTCCTGGGGTTCCTGCACGAGCACACGCGCTACGATCGGGACCGGTACGTGAACATCTACTTCCGAAACGTGCGCCCGAATCTGCTGAGCAACTTTGGGCGCGAGAGCGAGTCGCAGACGACCACGCTCGGCATGGCGTACGATTACGGCAGCGTTATGCACTACTCCAGAACGGCGTTCAGTAAAAACGGAAAGGCCACGGTGGAGCCGAAGGTAAGGAGCAGGCGGGCGGGTACGCTTTGGGTAATTGGCCGACCGACCaaccaaccgaccgaccgatcgACCGACTGATTGATTTACGCCAAACTTCCAACCCCCCCCCCGCGAgcgagatgatgatgatgatgatgatgcgcgGGAGTTGCGCAACGGTGGAGCGGCGCCAAACGCTAAcgcattttcctttccgttcgcCGGCAGATTAAGTACAGCGGGCAGCTCGGGCAGCGCGTCGGCTTCTCGCTGAAGGATGTACAGAAAATCAACAAGCTGTACTGTCATCGGTGAGGGCAGCGGCGATTGCACAACCGCAACCGGGCGCGAAAAACCGGCCACTAGCTCCGGCAGCGTCACGAGGTCTTACCTAAGAACGAATGCGAGCCAAAAACAGATGCCTACGGCCGACGTGCGAGGAGCGAAGGATGCGTGATGAAGCGAATTAGTGATAAACTTTTAGTGATAAGAAGTCGATGTACAAGATAAAACTACACGAATCACCGTTGATGGCTTTTTTTTGGGTAACGGCACCGGAAAGAAAGAGGAGAAGTGAGGAAATATTCGCGCCATACCCGTTAATCGTTGTAATTGAACTTACAAGCACCCAGTTTTATTCCAGCGTAGTGTAGattttttgaaattcaaaaGACTTCTCTTTGtatcttcttctcttctgGCTAGAGACTATCTTCGTACGAAGTGGTCTTGCTTACAAAATTCTATCCTCCTCATTTTAGTTCATGTTTCATTCAAAGCACATTGAGTagaacagtttaaaaaaaggtaataaaatttaaaacaaaattaaataaaatcaaatccaGACACTTCAGACCAGATTTTGTTAACTACAAATttaattgcaaacaaaaaatattctcGTACAATGACCTGGTTTTGAAATACATCATTAAACTCCCGCTAAATGGGCGTTAGAGTAGCAAGAGGGTAACTAAATGCATAAAAACCGGTTGAAAACGGAACTCGATACTATTTTCCGCTTAAAGTAACCCAGCGGATGGTACGACGGCACTTTAAGAACCACTGCTGTTGAGGTTTCTTGGCGAAAAGAGCCTACTTTCTGAAGGTTCGACTGTAAAAGAATGTAGTGAGTATTGCATACCTTTAGGCGAGTAACGAAAGCAAATTGGATGCTGGAACAATTACGTGGAGGATTAAAGTCATAAACGGCTTGCGGCGGTCAATATAGTCAGCTCGATTCAACCTACCTTGTCTGATTAATATGATCATGAATAATTCGTATGCAGAAACGGGTTCCAATTACAATATTGCAATGCATAATTATGTCTTGTTTATGAGCGTTGCAGTGCAAATGACATTGAACAAATACGATCATCAAAGTAAACCTGGCTCATCTTGGTCGTTTGTTTCCGAATTTTAAATTACCCACAAGTGCTATGTGCTTACTTTAGGTTTTGTGCATACCATCAAGAACATTTCATTAACATCATTTAGAACGTATCTTTGGAACGAGACGGTTGCGCTcttgttcttcttttccttgcAAAACAACCGTTACATCAATGCCAGATCCTGTTCGCCCTGAAACGCCGATTCTGGTATTTTCGGTGGGCGCAGTTGCCAATGGGcaaaaaggattaaaaaaaacacatctgcACAAGCGCTGCAGAAGTGTAGCGTTGCTGCCCGATACACTTTTACTTTTAGATCTTAAACTTGCACTTGAACTTTAAACGAAACAGCCTTTAACGGGCGGTGCAAGGTTTTTGGCGACCTGCCGGACACGCTGGGCAAGCTGCATTATCGCGAATGTTCCCCTTGTCGCACACCAGAAGGCTGTTCGGGTTGGTGTTTTACTCGCGCTCTACATCAATTTGCGGTTGAGTTGACGGACTGACAGCGGATTCAGATTTTGTCTTTTGTGTCTGCtggttttaattatatttttcctcttcttccgGCATCGGCAGTGTAACAGCGTCTTGTTGAGTTATAAATGGAATATAGAAGCGGCGCATTAATGCGTACGTTACAGCACCGTGTCGCGGTTTTGTGGCTTAGGAATTCCGGCCCCAAGAAGTTTACCAGCCCGTGACGGGGTGTGTTTTCGCAACGAGATGCGAATTCTTCCACCACCCAGCGCCTAAAAGGTTCATGGGTtgaatgatgattttttcagGATTGTAACTGATGGGAAAATGGAGCACACTGTTCAATTGTGGTTTAAGTTATTTTTAGTTCAAATTTGGACATTTTTTCATGTACTAAGTTAGTCTTTTGATTATCAAATTTTacttggtttttctttttctttgtgaATTTCTTTTTGTACATGCTTTTTTTGTGAAGTATTTCCCATTTCTTTCAAAGTTatacaattttcaatttattttatcttatttcttctgttttgttacagacattatttttcatctaAATGTTCATTTAACGTTCATTCGTTGTTTTCAAACTTTACTTCAGGCTTTGAAGCAATTAAAAGTGGAATTATTCGTtatggaaaattgaattattctTACTTTAAATTTCTGTGAAAGCGAAAAAGATTCCTTAGAGCTCCATCATCCCCTAACCCTACTCTCATGGGACGCTAGTAAATAATGGAACACAACACCTACGACGTGGGTAGAACGATTACATTCGGGTGTGCATAATTTCGGCAATAATCTTTCACACTGTTCCACGGCTAATCGTTCCACTGCCGTCACATTATAGTAGGCCTATCCCCAAAAGATCGAACCGGCAAAGCGCACACGGCACACGGTATTTCGTTACCGATGAAATCAATTTGACAACTGATCGATGGCGTCCTCGGGCCAAAGGCGGACCTAAACGGTTTTCGAACGGTTGATTTAAGTCTTTCGCGACCGCTTGTTAGCTTTTCGCACCACGCACCCGTAGGCGATCGGGTCCGCCAAATGCCCTGGAGCGAGCAGCATGTACCCAACGGGGGTTTGAAGCAACGATCTACGCTATTCGACGTCTTCTTAAAAACCCCTAAAACCAAAAGGCACATTAGCGACCGGCCGAAAAGGGAGTCTCGCGTGTGCCGGCCGGCGTCTTGCCCGAATGAATGAGGAAGTGAttcgaaagaaaatcacacacgcacacacaaaaggGGGCGTCGTATAAGGTTAACATAAGAACATTAACTGGATGGGTGTTTTACAGGCCTCCTCAGGGATGGAgcgtattgttttttttttttttgcgacgcAAGGGAATGAAAGCGAAACCGCACTCGTCTCTACGCCTTCGGTGGCTTTTGGCCGGATGTGATGGACGGTGGTTTGATGgcgtttttataatttaatgtttcatttgcGGTGGAAAGGGATGTAttggttttttcctccatctcGTCAAGGTCATGGGAAGCGCGAGCCGGGCGGTTTGCGGATGTCGTTTGTGACTTCCAATGGCCAgcgatcgtcgtcgtcgtcgatagATGATGGACCGCTACTTCACGGTTCGGTGCGCGCTTGGAAAAAATAGGGTGGAATTATCTTGTCATTCCGTTCGGCTTTCGGATGCCTTTTCGACACATCGTTTGCTTCCGTTCGGTACAAtgtacaatttaatttattttcctcatcTTTCAATCGAAACAATCCGAAAACGTTgaacaagagaaaaataagGTTCTCGCTTGCCGCTTGCCGGAACGGGGGCTGGGGGCGGGGAGCTTCAAGGGACAGTCAGGTTGTTGTGATGGAAGGAGGATGTGGATGCGGGAGGTGCCATTTAGTAGTACTGGCTGGCGTAGACGGCcggggcggcggcggcgtaCACCGACGGGTAGCTGCTGACGTAGGACGTCTTCAGAGGAGCGGCATAGGACAGGACCGGAGTCTCGGCGTAGGTGTAGGCGGCCTTCGGGGCGGCGTACACGACCGGGGAGGCGGCCTCAACATAGGTGGCCTTCGGGGCAGCATAGACAACCGGGGCGGCGGCCTCGACGTAGGTAGCCTTCGGGGCGGCGTACACGACCGGAGTGGCGGCCTGGACGTAGGTCGTCTTCTCCACCGGAGTCGTCACGACGGTCTTCTTGACGGCCGGGGCGAACACGGGCTCAGCGACCTGCTTGTTGTGGTACTGGGTGAAGCTCTGGTGCGAGTAGCCGGTCGGGACGGACTTCTCGATCGTGCCAACATGGGCTACGCCGGGCTCCTCGACGATGCTCTTCTGGTAGGAGATCTCCTTCTGGGCCACCAGAGTCGGGGCCGCCACGACGGTCGAGTAGGCCAGCGGGCTGGAGTGGACCAGCTG
Coding sequences within:
- the LOC131265225 gene encoding astacin-like, whose product is MARGPWLAPGWLVCWAALPVVLLPVVPAWGRVASGVSGASRRYRDYDFDFSHLGEAVYGSHDQAAIGELVRTWARQARTNGTKGNPEELGTYAEGDIHQPLIERNALKFTSSKWKNGVVPYEFSDEFSIGDLQKLFSAFEQFHKKTCIRFVPHTKERDFVVIEGRNSGCWSAVGRMGGRQVLNLQRSGCLQMEGTIVHELMHVLGFLHEHTRYDRDRYVNIYFRNVRPNLLSNFGRESESQTTTLGMAYDYGSVMHYSRTAFSKNGKATVEPKIKYSGQLGQRVGFSLKDVQKINKLYCHR
- the LOC131263531 gene encoding cuticle protein-like, which gives rise to MFRLVVLSAVLAVACAAPSQLVHSSPLAYSTVVAAPTLVAQKEISYQKSIVEEPGVAHVGTIEKSVPTGYSHQSFTQYHNKQVAEPVFAPAVKKTVVTTPVEKTTYVQAATPVVYAAPKATYVEAAAPVVYAAPKATYVEAASPVVYAAPKAAYTYAETPVLSYAAPLKTSYVSSYPSVYAAAAPAVYASQYY